GAACAAATGTAAGTTTTACTATCTGACAGTATGGAGTACTAACCACAACAAGGAACATGCCCTGAAGCGAAGAACGAGAACAAGCGGAATCAATGATCTAATTACtttacttaattattttgaaatatgcACTTATAAAACTTACACTATGCCTAATACGGTTTTAAAAGTGCATCACTTTATCAAATAATATGGACTAATAGTGCTCccattaaaaagaaataaaattactttaaaccTAAATCTAAAGATATGGACTATTTTGGCCTTTTTTCTATGATATAGAATCAATCTTTTCAAGTTAATATAATAAAgatcttaaaaaattaaataaagtgaaTTATTAGATGGCAATTAGGACAGGCACCGCATGCAATATGCCTAGCACGTTATCGATGTTTTTGTTGACACAATGAAGACTGAATATAAAGCTTTACATATGAGAAAGTTATAATAGAGcggtaagtatttttttatttgtaactCAAAATTTTGGATTCAAATTTTGTTGGATATAAATTTCCGTTCATTCGGAAGTGCATTTTACCCATTATAAGGCTTTCTGACTCGAATACTAATTTAGTTGAATCTTactataaatatcaaataccgAATAAGAAACTAAAAAATAGAACATGAATTCTATTTTGCTCAAATTAAAATTGCAGTCATTATTCAAAGCATCTTGAAATAAAGGAGGAGAAAAATGGAAATCATATATAGTACTAGCATTTAGTTATTTTTCCAATTCTATTATCATGAGTTGATACATAATTCTAgtattataatataatactcAATTAACCACTGCACCTCAAAGTGTCTACCTATAggaattatatatcaaaagttATAGGCCATTGTTAGCACTAATTTTATAATCCCTCttttgatgttgttgttttttaatCTTATGTCCGGCACTCATGTccgattaatttgaatttgtgttccattttgggaTAAAACGCTCTCTATTAAAGACAACTCTATTTCCAAGGCTCAAACATGAGACGTCTAATTAAGAATTAAtaagtacttaccactccaccaaaACCTAATTTTATAAGCCTTTTATCTTCATATTTACTAAGCAAACCAAAATACTCTCCAATCTCCATGACTCTTTTGTTGGCAAAGTACAAAATATAAGGCAAGAATTTTGTCCTCTAATACTTTGCTTTTACACTTGTGAGTTCCTTATTtatgcttcatttttttaattttttaagaaatgaatAAATACTAGCTCTTCTTTCAAGTATCTTAGGTCATAATCCAAGGATATATATGGAAGATCAAcaatgatgtcacacatcgtaCGTATTAAAGTGAGTGGATGAAATGGAGGTTCAATCTGGGGTACTGTGTGATAAGAATGTGTCTCAAAGGCTTAAGTTCTGTAGGATGATGGTTACACCAAATTTGTTGTATATATGGGGTAGAGTGTTGATCATTCAAGAATGCAcacatttaaaaaatgaatatagaGATGAAGATGCTCAAATGTTTGGACATACTGATATGATTAGGAATGAAGTTATACTTGGAAAGCTGAGAGTGAAGACATTATGAGCGAAGCAAAATTGAGATGTATCGTGCATGCATGTGAAGAGGAGGTGTGTGGATGCGCGCCAACACAGAGGTGTAATAGGTTGACTATCACATGAGTTAGGAGAGGTATAGATAGGCTGACGAAAAATTAAGGGAGGTAATTAGACAAGATATGACACAACTTCAACTTAATGAGGATATGACTCTAGATAAAAATATATGGAGGTCGAATATTAGGATAGAAGATTAGTAGATAGATGAGTATTGTCGCACTTTATGTTGGAGAGGGATGTGAGGAGCATTAGTAGTATTATTTAGTaaacacataaattaaaacgaaaagaATAACActttcacataaaatgagacagaaGAAATCCGACCAAAACAATATTTTGACATTACAACAAGTATTTGAAATACTCAAACAATATTTGAACATCAAAACTCTCCAAAATTTTCAAGTCAGTTTCTCTCCATTTTGGCTTGAACTCTTCTTCAACCACAACATCCAAACACCAGTTCTGCAATTTCCTCCTCAAGCATCCAACGACACAACCAGTTCGATGTTTCCCTCTCTTGCAATGTACTAAAACCGGGTGATTTCTCTCATCAGTTATCACTCTCAAACCATCCATTATAATTTCACTTCTGCTTGACATAGTTGATGCATCCTTTGTTCCATCGATACTGAATTGGTAAAGCTTTATGTTGTTAATTCGATGTTTTCTTATGGGTGGTGAGGTGTTGTGCATAAGTATATGATTCGAACGAAGACTGAGTGACCGGAGAAAAGTGAAATTAGAAGGATGAGGGAATCCAGATCTATATATGTAGTTATTTTCCACTGCAGAGAAGTTTGTTGGTGGTAGCTGTACTAACAGATCATCATCACCTTCTTCTTTCAAATCTACAATCATACTCATATTTCTAGATATTTTAATTTCGAAAACAATCTCTCTGCCTCCCGAGATAGGGTAAGGATGTTAGTACACTGGATATGTAGGATTAGTAAATCTTGATTTATATCcaaacatatattgttttaatAAAACCAAGACTTAGACAAACGAGAGTACAAACCATAATGGAAATGGGAAAAGTTTTCCAAACACACATATATTTACACCTTTAGCATATAGTACATAATATTTGAatgattttacaaaaaatatttgcacACATTTTACCACAAACTTACTTACATCTCTGGGCACATAATATTAACAAAGATACAGAACGTACCACAAAATACACAGAAGCAAGCTTGCAAATCATGGCAAAATCCTTATTTCCACAAACagaataaaacaaaacaagacAAGACAAACTCACAATTAGATAAATTCGAAACGCAAAAGTAGCTTGACAGAGTTGTATTTCTCTCCCTTGCGGTTGTGAAGTGGTACTGCTCGGATACCTTGTCTTAGTTCTGAAACAGGCAAACAAGTTTGTCCAGCAAAATCATCTTTTTCAGACATATCATACTCATGAACTTCCACGCGGAGTAGAGCCAATTCAGGAACTGTTAATGGGAATTCAAACTGTTCATCCCAAGTTGGTATCCAATTGTCCTCAAgagtttttgttttcttcattaCAATATCAGCATCTACTCCAGCAATTCCTATCTGTATACATCCAAACCCGAAGTGTATTGAGGGATAATTATCGCAAATACagaatttaaacaagtaaatcaaccaaataataatgataataatgaaGGTTAAGTATATCCATCTACCCTTGCGTAGAAGTCTGGAGGAGAGTATGCATCAAAGTGTGTGTGTTCGAAGTCATAATACCACCCTTCACCCATATATACGGTGACCTGCTTAATTCAAGAAGCGTTGGATTATTTGCATCAACATGATCAAACCTTACATAATCCAATAAGGTGAGCTTATTAGATCCCCTCACCTTCAATGTAGTTTTGACTGGCAAATTTGCTTCAGGATCGAAGACCTCATTGTTGGGACCTGCTTTCAATAGTATATCTGGTTTCTTAACATATCCACAACCACCATTGCCTCTGAACATACCATGCATTAACCAAAGTGATCTTCCATAGCCCTGCCACAAAACTCTTGTTTATGCATTTTCCTTGGGAAGAATATGACAAACGAATTGATAAAGAAAACGATATTGGGAACAATTAAAGTTATATAGTGAATCAAATGTGATAGAGTGGAACTTAGAACAGACAACCCACCGTCCAAGGAAGTGACCTTTTTAACTATTTTGCTTTTACTTAAAGGGGTATTTGGCGTAGGCACGCCCGGGGGGTAAGATTACATAGTCACACCAGCCTTTGAGCTCTCCCTTAATTACTACATATTGTTACTCCTCATCCAAGTTCATTTCCAGacaaatcatataaaatattatagatCTGAGGCTTCGattcaaacaacaacatactaaGGGTATccgtaatcccacaagtggggtctggggagagTACGATGTACGCAGAttttacccctacctttgtggcGAAGAGAGGTTGTTTCAGATATTGGAATCAGGGCACGTATGCGAGGGTGAAGAAAGCTTCAAATAAATTCTAATGTGATATGTGTCAGATGTCAAAAATGATCACAAGTGTAAAGTAGTCCCAGGATTTATATGCATGCTTGGGGGGGATAGGTAACTGGGTTCTGATAGGTATTTATGATTGCTATGTCCTTCACCTTGAGAAAATAGAACAAAGATTAATAGTCCACTCATTTCCTCTAAATCAATGTTGCATCATGAAGGGAAAGCCACATGTAAATCTTGTAATCATGAATGTAATATCAGCAATGGTTTAATCAAGAAAAGGGTCACTGAGATCAAACAAACGCACAGAAGAAAAGATCAACTTTGCATTATGATTTTCTCTTATGAATGCTACCTCTTTTGCTTTCCAGGGATGAAAAGAGAAGATTAACCTGCATATTGAATGCCACCATTTGAGCTCCATGTGTCCATGCATTGAAAGGATTGTAATTGGATGAGTCAAAACGTATGCCCTTTGGGTATATTCTCAGAATGTTCCTCTGAGTGAACCTGTAAGCATACCATAATTATGCACATACAGTCTATTACATGTACATGGCATGAATAAATTGGTAAAATCTTAGAAGGCATACACACGACTGATGTAGATCAATTACATGAAACGTTGACAAGTAAATCTGCTACAATATTCCAGAATTTTGAAGTATCACATGAGTTGGATTGTGTCATTTGAAAATCCTTCGATCACACATGACAAACAAGAACACCAACAACAATGACGATGACATCTCAACAGCtagttgtggttgaaaaatCCAATGTCCATTTCGCTCCATTTGCACTTGTTTCATTCCAATAATCAGTAATATGGCGTTCTTTAACACTAGAGGTTCTCACGTTTACTACGGGCATACAAATCTgtaatatgaataaaaaaatccTTGCAAATAATGAAGGTAATGTAAGTGTACCAGTATGACTAAACCTTAATCTCAACTATTATGTATGTCTATATAGATCTTTTGTTTCAATTGtgtatcttatttttttatgtgtcCACTTGGATTCAGAGAGATTGTAGGTCATTTAATACGCTTCCTTCACATGTAATATTTTTGTCTAGCTTGTCATTGAACCTAAACATCTACACTGATTGCTACATTTTAGGCCTCCCTCGTTTGATCACATAAAACAAAGCTAAGTCGTCTTTTCAAGTTCTTGCTCATTCAAGCTAAATCAGTTTGATGgagaaaaat
The DNA window shown above is from Solanum stenotomum isolate F172 chromosome 6, ASM1918654v1, whole genome shotgun sequence and carries:
- the LOC125866810 gene encoding tyrosine-protein phosphatase DSP3-like gives rise to the protein MSMIVDLKEEGDDDLLVQLPPTNFSAVENNYIYRSGFPHPSNFTFLRSLSLRSNHILMHNTSPPIRKHRINNIKLYQFSIDGTKDASTMSSRSEIIMDGLRVITDERNHPVLVHCKRGKHRTGCVVGCLRRKLQNWCLDVVVEEEFKPKWRETDLKILESFDVQILFEYFKYLL